From the genome of Apium graveolens cultivar Ventura unplaced genomic scaffold, ASM990537v1 ctg4413, whole genome shotgun sequence:
TTCACTTTAGGAGGCTGGTTCACAGGTACAACCTTTGTAACTTCATGGTATACCCATGGATTGGCCAGTTCCTATTTGGAAGGCTACAATTTCTTAACTGCCGCAGTTTCTACTCCTGCTAATAGTTTAGCACATTCTTTGTTGTTACTATGGGGTCATGAAGCACAAGAGGATTTTACTCGTTGGTGTCAATTAGGTGGTCTGTGGACTTTTATTGCCCTCCACGGTGCTTTCGGACTAATAGGCTTCATGTTACATCAATTCGAACTTGCTCGATCTGTTCAATTGCGACCTTATAATGCAATCGCGTTCTCTGGTCCAATTGTTGTTTTTGTTTCGGTATTCCTGATTTATCCACTAGGGCAATCTGGTTGGTTCTTTGCGCCTAGTTTTGGTGTAGCAGCTATATTTCGATTCATCCTCTTTTTTCAAGGATTTCATAATTGGACCTTAAACGCATTTCATATGATGGGAGTTGCGGGGGTATTGGGCGCTGCTTTGCTATGCGCTATTCATGGTGCTGCTGTAGAAAATACTTTATTTGAAGATGGTGATGGTGTAAATACATTCCGTGCTTTTAACCCGACTCAAGCCGAAGAAACTAATTCAATGGTCACCGCGAACCGCTTTTGGTCCCAAATCTTTGGGGTTGCTTTTTCCAATAAACGTTGGTTACATTTCTTTATGTTATTTGTACCAGTAACCGGTTTATGGATGAGTGCTCTTGGAGTAGTTGGTCTGGCCCTGAACCTCCGCGCCTATGACTTCGTTTCTCAGGAAATTCGCACGGCAGAAGATCCTGAATTTGAGACTTTTACACCAAAAATATTCTCTTAAACGAAGGTATTCGTGCTTGGATGGCGGCTCAAGATCAGCCTCATGAAAACCTTATATTCCCTGAGGAGGTTCTACCCCGTGGAAACGCTCTTTAATGGAACTTTAGCTTTATCTGGTCGTGACCAAGAAACCACCGGTTTCGCTTAGTGGGCCGGGAATGCCCGACTTATCAATTTATCTGGTAAACTACTAGGGGCTCATATAGCCCATGCCGGATTAATCATATTTTGGGCCAGAGGAATGAACCTATTTGAAGTGGCTCATTTCATACCAGAAAAGCCTATGTATGAACAAGGATTAATTTTACTTCCTCACCTAGCTACTCTAGGTTGGGGAGTAGGTCCTGGTGGGGAAGTTATAGACACTTTTCCATATTTTGTATCTGGAGTACTTCATTTAATTTCCTCTGCAGTATTGGGCTTTGGTGGTATTTATCATGCACTTCTAGGACCTGAGACGCTTGAAGAATCATTTCCATTCTCCGGTTATTTATGGAAAGATAGAAATAAAATGACCACAATTTTAGGTATTAACTTAATCTTGTTAGGTATAGGTGCTTTTCTTCTAGTATTCAAGGCTCTTTATTTTGGTGGTGTCTAGGATACCTAGGCTCCGGGAGGGGGAGATGTAAGAAAAATTACCAACTTGACCCTTAACCCAAGTATTATATTTGGTTATTTACTAAAATCGCCCTTTGGAGGGGAAGGATGGATTGTTAGTGTAGACGATTTGGAAGATATAATCGGAGGACATGTATGGTTAGGTTCCATTTGTATACTTGGTGGAATCTGGCATATCTTAACCAAACCTTTCGCATGGGCTCGACGCGCACTTGTATGGTCTAGAGAAGCTTACTTATCTTATAGTTTAGCGGCTTTATCCATTTTTGGTTTCATTGCTTGTTGTTTTGTCTGGTTCAATAATACCGCCTATCCTAGCGAGTTTTACGGACCCACTGGACCAGAAGCTTCCCAAGCTCAAGCATTTACTTTTCTAGTTAGAGACCAACGTTTGGGGGCTAACGTGGGCTCCGCTCAAGGACCTACTAGTTTAGGTAAATATTTAATGCGTTCTCCCACCGGAGAAGTCATTTTTGGAGGAGAAACTATGCATTTTTGGGATCTACGTGCCCCTTGGTTAGAACCTCTAAGGGGTCCAAATGGGTTGGACTTGAGTAGGCCGAAAAAAGACACACACCTTGGCAAGAAAGGCGCTCTGCAGAATATATGACTCATGCCCCTTTAGGTTCCTTAAATTTCGTGGGGGCGTTGTAGGTGAAAAAACTCGAACAACTTTGAGAGTTGGAATGGCGGTTTTGTATTCGGGACTTGAGCATGGTCCAGTTATTTCCCAtggtgttttaatgtattttcttaGGGTTTTAAATAGTGATTTCATTGTTGATGGAATCGCCTGAACAATATTTGAGATTTGTTAATCATTAAAGAATGTGAATGAAGTTTTCAACTCCGTTATTAACGGATATTTACCGGGCTAGAAGGATAGTGTCCCTAGGAGACAATACTTACCATTGCATGTATAGCAATGCTACATGTTTAAAATGTAGATGTCCCAAATATTGTTACAAAAatgtttaaatttaaattaaatttaaattttgacAAAGTCATTTTGTTATCTAGTACTATTCATTTCGAGAAATCATTTCCAGAAAGACAAGATTTTTTACTAAAtaatacataaataaaatatttcatttttttattgGCAGGAATCATATAAATAGGGCTCATTTCATTTATGAAGAATAGTTAAATAGGAATCATAGAGTTCATGGAGTGTCATCCAAGAGTTTCAATATTTatgaaaaaagaaataaaaaatttTGTTAATAGCTTTGTCAACCCTAATAACATTTATATTTATTTGTACCTCATATATATTTTAggtattttaaatattattttgctttttgtcttggtaaaattttgtatttttattatttaactattctctcaaatacataaaaaaattaaGTAATATTTAGATAAATAGATTGAAAAAATGGCTTTATTAAAAAGACATAAAGAATGGAAAAAAAAGATATAAAATATTGTTTTCCAtaataatttgcaaaaatacaaacctttaatttattttaaaaaaattaaaatagtgTTATGACTTGGCAAACTTATTTGCAactttaaaatttaataattacgATCCATTTTTTATTACTTAAGAACAAGTTTTTAATCAAGTGcaacaaaaattaatttcaattatttttcataaaaataaaaaaaggtTACATTTATTACTTTTAATGGTTACAAATATTTTCCATAAGATATTAATATCATAAAAAAAACttagaatttttataaatttctttttatcTTTTAATCAAATATGTTTAAAAATTGCCCATCCATATAATCCATATTATTGAATAGATGCATACAAGACTATAAAGATAAGTTATTGACGTTGTATCACTATTAGTTTCATAAAAAGAATACTATAACATTTTTTTAAGtcatcaattagaatatatcataaaaattgtaaataataataattgagATGATATTAAAAAAGTAGTAAATATGTTAAataagaaaaattgaaattattatttaggaatttataaaaatCAGTAAAATGTACTGGAGTTTCAATTTTGTAACCGTAACCAATACATAATTAACTATATGTCATTCATTTACTCAACTTTTGTCCTGTAAACGGAATACATTTACTCAGTTTTATCTGTAAACAGAATATATGTGAGTgttgggcattgaagaagtgaGTTGGAGGTTAGAGATAAGTTCATACATTTGTCTGTTTCAGACGTGGAATGTGTCAATACGTGTCACTGTTTAATTCTTAGCATACTGTCCACGCACCTAGTTAGCTGACATACACAACTTGCATTTCATCTAAAATCGATGTTTTCAACTCTTTAGAGTGGCACGACTACTGCAGTTAGTACCCAGAGTTAGTTAAAGAGGCATTCACATTTAACTATGGTTCATTCAATCAATCCCCTGGCATCCCCATCAAGGTATTACTATCACTTTTGTTACTCTATCGATTTGTATATCGATTCATTTATTACTCATAAATTTTATCTTGGTGTTCCACCGTTGCTCATTGTAAGAATAGGTTCTTAGTATTGTCAATAAAGTCGACAGATTCAATAAGTACATCCATCATTTTTCCCTTTTTCATCATTGAATTTAGAAATCATtcatttattaatattaattaataatagaaattaataaaattctatatatatatagatatatagaaATAATACGGAAGGTAGGATTCTTTCGGGGAGTGGTGCgtcagaaaagaaaaaaaaaaaaaaaagagaagaaggatcAAGAAGTTCTCGAAAAATTTTTCTATTCCTATAAGAAGTTCGTTCGGGGACAAGTAGAATCTATTCATCACATTTTTCGATTAAATTTCTTGaatctatatctatatctatgtctAATTGATAGGTGTACATGTATCAATCaaacaaatttatttttgatCGGTTTTGAAACAATTCATTGCTAGATAAATCAAATTCTATTATTATTCAAGAATAAGCCACTAGCCACTATGAAGGTACTGTCTGGACTtatgtatatatacttaaatatataatatatgcACATGGATCCGTTTTATCCATATCCATAGAGTTACTAATTCAGGAATTGAATCAAAAGGGCCCTTTTAACTCAGCGGTAGAGTAACGCCATGGTAAGGCGTAAGTCATCGGTTCAAATCCGATAAGGGGCTTTGGCTTTTTCATAAAACTACAGCCGTAGTATTCATATTTGAAACAAGAATTGAGAGATTTTAAATAGAACAAACAAAATAAAAAGTAAACCGCGGTATAATAAAAAAATAGGTTATCATCCTACTAAATTAGAATTTATTAGAGTATAGGAGTTTAGTGAATAGGTAGAAAGTTGAACATATAGGAGTTTCTTTTTTCAGTAAATTCTAATTCAGTAGGATGATAAGTCGTCAGGATGATAAGTCGTCTCTGGAATTACCAAACTTTCCTTTTTCCGTTTTGCTAATCAAATGCATTGTAAAGATTacaaatcaacaaaataaaaattaagtgGACCTGACCCATTGAATCATGACTAGATCCGCTATTCTGATATTAAAATTTGATAGAGACAAAATTGGAACAAGTTAACcccttttttattttattttggcTCCGCAAGAATTTGTCGATATTTCCAATTCAATCTTAGTGTTCCTAGATATTCCATAGGAAAAAATAGTTATTTCGTTCCTCCACAGATAAACTTTTATTCCAAGTCACAACATAAGAGCCCTTCTTTGATTACAGACTTTTATCTTTATCAAGGTTCATTTCTATCTAGATAAGATTTATAATAAGATTTATTTATTTAGATGTATATCTATCAAATCGCAGCTTAATGTACCAAACATTTATACTGTATCCGATATTTTTGTCCCGACCGCGTCGTGTAGAATTGATACGGGAAAAATACTTTCATTTCCAGTATCCTTctttttttctttaaatttaaTACAATATGAAAAAAAAGAAGGAATAATCAAAAAAAGTTCGTGTATTTACCTAGGTGAATTTATGGGACAATAAAAAATTTTTATCTTCGAAACCCCATTGAAAGGGGGAGTTTACGATAAATCAAATCATACAGAAATGATCGAATCGGTGGACACCCCAAAAATGCTATGAGGTGTTCGGAAATGGTCGAAGTAGTTGAATAGGAGGATTACTATGACTATAGCCCTTGGGAAATTTACCAAAGACGAAAAAGATTTATTTGATGTTATGGATGACTGGTTACGGAGGGACCGTTTCGTTTTTGTAGGATGGTCCGGTCTATTGCTCTTTCCTTGTGCCTATTTCGCTTTAGGAGGCTGGTTCACAGGTACAACCTTTGTAACTTCATGGTATACCCATGGATTGGCCAGTTCCTATTTGGAAGGCTGCAATTTCTTAACTGCCGCAGTTTCTACTCCTGCTAATAGTTTAGCACATTCTTTGTTGTTACTATGGGGTCCTGAAGCACAAGGGGATTTTACTCGTTGGTGTCAATTAGGTGGTCTGTGGACTTTTGTTGCCCTCCACGGTGCTTTCGGACTAATAGGCTTCATGTTACGTCAATTCGAACTTGCTCGATCTGTTCAATTGCGACCTTATAATGCAATCGCGTTCTCTGGTCCAATTGCTGTTTTTGTTTCGGTATTCCTGATTTATCCACTAGGGCAATCTGGTTGGTTCTTTGCGCCTAGTTTTGGTGTAGCAGCTATTTTTCGATTCATCCTCTTTTTTCAAGGATTTCATAATTGGACCTTAAACCCATTTCATATGATGGGAGTTGCGGGGGTATTGGGCGCTGCTTTGCTATGCGCTATTCATGGTGCTACTGTAGAAAATACTTTATTTGAAGATGGTGATGGTGCAAATACATTCCGTGCTTTTAACCCGACTCAAGCCGAAGAAACTTATTCAATGGTCACCGCGAACCGCTTTTGGTCCCAAATCTTTGGGGTTGCTTTTTCCAATAAACGTTGGTTACATTTCTTTATGTTATTTGTACCAGTAACCGGTTTATGGATGAGTGCTCTTGGAGTAGTTGGTCTGGCCCTGAACCTCCGCGCCTATGACTTCGTTTCTCAGGAAATTCGCGCGGCAGAAGATCCTGAATTTGAGACTTTCTACACCAAAAATATTCTCTTAAACGAAGGTATTCGTGCTTGGATGGCGGCTCAAGATCAGCCTCATGAAAACCTTATATTCCCTGAGGAGGTTCTACCCCGTGGAAACGCTCTTTAATGGAACTTTAGCTTTATCTGGTCGTGACCAAGAAACCACCGGTTTCGCTTGGTGGGCCGGGAATGCCCGGCTTATCAATTTATCTGGTAAACTACTAGGGGCTCATGTAGCCCATGCCGGATTAATCGTATTCTGGGCCGGAGGAATGAACCTATTTGAAGTGGCTCATTTCGTACCAGAAAAGCCTATGTATGAACAAGGATTAATTTTACTTCCTCACCTAGCTACTCTAGGTTGGGGAGTAGGTCCTGGTGGGGAAGTTATAGACACTTTTCCATATTTTGTATCTGGAGTACTTCATTTAATTTCCTCTGCAGTATTGGGCTTTGGTGGTATTTATCATGCACTTCTAGGACCTGAGACGCTTGAAGAATCTTTTCCATTCTTCGGTTATGTATGGAAAGATAGAAATAAAATGACCACAATTTTAGGTATTCACTTAATCTTGTTAGGTATAGGTGCTTTTCTTCTAGTATTCAAGGCTCTTTATTTTGGTGGTGTCTATGATACCTGGGCTCCGGGAGGGGGAGATGTAAGAAAAATTACCAACTTGACCCTTAACCCAAGTATTATATTTGGTTATTTACTAAAATCGCCCTTTGGAGGGGAAGGATGGATTGTTAGTGTAGACGATTTGGAAGATATAATCGGAGGACATGTATGGTTAGGTTCCATTTGTATACTTGGTGGAATCTGGCATATCTTAACCAAACCTTTCGCATGGGCTCGACGCGCACTTGTATGGTCTGGAGAAGCTTACTTATCTTATAGTTTAGCGGCTTTATCCGTTTTTGGTTTCATTGCTTGTTGTTTTGTCTGGTTCAATAATACCGCCTATCCTAGCGAGTTTTACGGACCCACTGGACCAGAAGCTTCCCAAGCTCAAGCATTTACTTTTCTAGTTAGAGACCAACGTTTGGGGGCTAACGTGGGCTCCGCTCAAGGACCTACTGGTTTAGGTAAATATTTAATGCGTTCTCCCACCGGAGAAGTCATTTTTGGAGGAGAAACTATGCGTTTTTGGGATCTACGTGCCCCTTGGTTAGAACCTCTAAGGGGTCCAAATGGGTTGGACTTGAGTAGGCTGAAAAAAGACATACAACCTTGGCAAGAACGGCGCTCTGCAGAATATATGACTCATGCCCCTTTAGGTTCTTTAAATTCCGTGGGTGGTGTAGCTACCGAGATCAATGCAGTCAATTATGTCTCTCCTAGAAGTTGGTTAGCTACTTCTCATTTTGTTCTAGGATTCTTCTTGTTCGTAGGTCATTTGTGGCACGCGGGAAGGGCTCGTGCAGCTGCAGCGGGGTTTGAAAAAGGAATTGATCGTGATTTTGAACCTGTTCTTTCCATGACCCCtcttaattgattaattaatagATTTATTGAGACAGGAGATCCAATACTTGAAGTATAAATGACTTTTATTGTATCATACATATTGGAATCAGGTCATACTTTAAAAAAGTCATTTTTTTAACTTATTTATATCTAATCTTTTTTTTTCTGGCTTGGCTAGGTGGGATAGCCGAGCCACTACTCTTTCGTTATGACCCTGTCCCGGCAAAACCAATAAACAAAAAATATATTCAACGAGCAAAAAGGAGAGAGAGGGATTCGAACCCTCGATAGTTCTTTGTTCAAGACTATGCCGGTTTTCAAGACCGGAGCTATCAACCACTCAGCCATCTCTCCGAAAGATGGTTTTTATTTTATTCCTCTGAATAGAACATGGCTATATAAGTGGATATAACACTACTATCTGTAGAAAGATCTCGGGTGTGAATCCCCCGGTCAATCTATCTATCCTATATATAGTAAGTATGATCCAACATGCCCATTTTTGTTTGTGAAAAAAATTTAATTCTCCCCCCACTTCGTCACTACACCAAAATCTCATTCACACAACTGTCATGAGACAACGGTTCAAAATATACCCGTTGTCCCAAAAAATCAAACCACGGGGTTTTCTTCGCTATGAAAAAACAGTTGTCTTGCTTTCCATCCAACAACGTTTATAGAGGTTTTTGCACACTATTGTCTAAGCTTTTCGATTTGACTTATTTAGACAACTGTGATTTCATGGACTGTTGTTTATGACTATTTTAAACAAGCGTGAACCAATGTTGTATGTCCAAAAACTCATTCTATCTTAAGACAACTGTTATTTTACGAGCTGTTGTTTGTAACCCTTTTACATAATGTTGCATGCATGTTGTATGTACAAAAATTCATTCCATCTTAAGACAACAGTTTTTGACAAGTCCGTTGTCTAATTTAGACAATGGTTTACTAAAACTGATATCTTAGACTCTATCAAACAATGGATTTAAAATACCATTGTAGAAAGCAAAGTTCATAGACAATGGTTATTAACATTATGGGATAATAGAGGTTCATACAACAGTTTACTGATTAGCAAAAGAAACCGTTGTCTATACAGCAAAGATggaaaaaaaaattgacttgcaCATATTACATATCCCAACCCTGCTGTACACAAACCAACAATAAGATGTCCAATCTGAATAAACCCAAACCAACAGATATAATACCATAAATCAGCCAAaggtccaaccaacaacaaactaGAGATCCTCAATCAAAATTGTAAGCCATTCCTCAAAATTGGCAAACCATACACTTTCAATTAAACAAGACAGAGATTTCAAATTACATTGTTCCATATATACAAGACAGAGTTGTTTAGTAGTGAATATTACAATGAAAATGGAAACACAATCCTTGTTTACTGCCTTTGGTAACATGCATGCTGCTTAGCCATAATTTTGCACGCCTTGACAACCGCCGTATGCTGGTAATTCTGCATAAACACAAAAACAAGTGATCAACATTAATTTGCACAAGTTTGATgtggaaaattttataatttatcctCTGCAGTAGATAACATATCTCCAAGCCCTGTTTCTGCAGTAGAAGCTAGCCATACTTGTATGTCCGCCGAATGATTATTTTTGCTATGATAAAATCATCATCTATTATAAGAAGAGCATCAACCAGCAGCATTCACAAATTGAAAACTCAGTCAACTAGATGATGATTTTATCACGGCAAAAGTAATCTCATCAAGGGGTTCACGAGCAGTACACATGGATAATGGGAGCTTCACCTACAAAAAGAATAAAGTGAGCGGTACATGGACTCAAGTatctataaataattatatatattaccaCTATGGAAGTTGAATCCATTCTTCTTCCTCTCGCATATAGCTAGTATTTTCATCGTCCAGTTCATCAACATTCGGGAACACGGGCAACTGCAGCTCATTCTCAAGTTCTATTTCTACAGAGCCTTCATTTTCATCATCACAGTGGTCATAAAAGTTCTTTTCCGGGACTTTCAACACCACAGACCAAAATTTTTCAAGAGTATCATCAATGTAGCAAACTTGCTTAACATGTTTCCCTAGAACAAAAGGATCATTGAAAATcctaatttatttaaattaaccAATGTATATCCCAACTCATCAACCTTAACCCCTTTGTTCATATCTACCCAATTGCAACGAAATATAGGGACTCTAAAATTATTATAGTCTAGCTCCCATATACTTGTTATAACTCCATAATAGGTATGTGAAGTATGTTCAACAGATTTAAATTTTTCGGAAAGCATTAATGTATCTGCAACAACAAAAACACCACTACACTGTACTTGTCTATTATTATCACGCTCCTTGGTGCTATAAATAACCCCGCTGATTTTATAACCACTAAACATAGGAACATTCTTGTTAGGCCCTTCTGCCATCCACCTTATATCATCACCTATGCTATTATGGTCATGGAGCAATTCCGTCTCAATCTGtacaataaaaaaaaattaaacaatttttttaggtctgtgtttttattttttattggaTGTCTTCGACTTCTTATATTACTTGTCTGTATTGTTTTTAATCAGGACTACGTAACAAGGTAATAAACACATAAATAAAACTTACCTTTTTCCTGAACCATTCGGGGAATTGTTCATTCTGCTTGGTTTTTTAGCCACACCTCGTCATTTTCATGCTGCTGGTATCTTAGCATTAAAGATGCCATATGTTCACTACAAGTAAAATCAATTGCTTCAATATATTTACCGAATTGCAGATAATGagaaaataacaaaatgcacacacacacacacatatgttAGTAACTTACTCAAAATATTGCCTCATGTGATTGCTATTTTGCAGAACACATAAGTGTGCTAGATGCAATTCCTCTTTGCTTGGCTTGATCATTGTCGCACCAGATAAAGGTTTGCTTATTGCATTTTGCTCATGCCTATCATTTTTTGGCAAACCTATGGTAGCTTCTTCAAAATTGACCAAACGTTCAACGGCCTCTTCGGCAACATATGCCTCGGCAATACAACCTTCGGGATGAGCAGCATTTCGAACATATACTTTAAACGCCTTCATATATCTCTCAAAAGGATACATCCAACGTAGAAAGATTGGCCCGCAAAGCTTAACCTCTCTCACAAGATGAATTGAGAGATGGATCATGACATCGAAGAACGAAGGGGGAAAGTGTTTTTTCCAGCTGGCATAATGTTTCCACCAACTGAGATTGCATATTTTCCAATTTATCTACATCGATGACTTTGCTGCAAATTGCCTTGAAGAAAAGGCAAAACCTTATTATTGTGCACCTGACTTTTTTTGTGCAGTACCGACCGAATCGCAATTGgaagcaaatgatgcaatattgtGTGGCAATCATGAGATTTCATTCCAACAAGCCGAAGTTTTTCCATATTTACAAGATTCTTGATATTTGAACAAAATCCATCCGGTAACTTCATTTGAAGAAATGATGAGCAAACTACCTTCTTTTCAGCATTTGATAAGTTCCATGCAGCCAAAGGTACCTTCTCTTTCTTTCCGGGAGTTTTTGGCCTTAGCTCATTCTTATTCCCATTTCTGCCATATCGAGATGGACTGACTCCCTATCTTTTGTCTTTCCGGGAATATTTAGCAAAGTtccaagtaaagcctcacatatatttttctcgatGTGCATCACATCGAGAACATGCCTAACTGGCAAAAATTTCCAATACTCAAGTTAAAGAAGATAGATAACTTCTTCCAAACTGGTCTAGCATCACCTTTCTTCCGTTTATGTTGGCGTTGTGTCTTACCAAAGACATGGTCCCTTAGATGTTGTACTCTTTCAAAAACCTGCTCACCAGTTAATGGAATAGGACCAGCACCTGTCTCAACGCTATTATCAAAAGCTGCCTTTTGCTTTCTATACGGATGATGACGAGGCAACCACCTCCTATGCCTCATAACTACCGTCTTCCGATAGTGAACCAGCCTAGTAGCCTCTGTTTTATCAACACAAACAATACAAGCATTATATCCTTTAACTACATGTCCCGACAAGTTCCCCAAGGCCGGATAGTCACTTATTGTCCATAATAATATGCCCCTAAGTACGAAAGACTCTTGTCTATATGCGTCGTACACTTGTTTCCCGCGCCACAACTCCTGCAGATCTTCAATAAGTGGTTGAAGGAACACATCTATATCATTTCCAGGCTCGGTCGGTCCTGATATTAACAAGCAAAGCATAATGTACC
Proteins encoded in this window:
- the LOC141701816 gene encoding photosystem II CP43 reaction center protein-like codes for the protein MTIALGKFTKDEKDLFDVMDDWLRRDRFVFVGWSGLLLFPCAYFALGGWFTGTTFVTSWYTHGLASSYLEGCNFLTAAVSTPANSLAHSLLLLWGPEAQGDFTRWCQLGGLWTFVALHGAFGLIGFMLRQFELARSVQLRPYNAIAFSGPIAVFVSVFLIYPLGQSGWFFAPSFGVAAIFRFILFFQGFHNWTLNPFHMMGVAGVLGAALLCAIHGATVENTLFEDGDGANTFRAFNPTQAEETYSMVTANRFWSQIFGVAFSNKRWLHFFMLFVPVTGLWMSALGVVGLALNLRAYDFVSQEIRAAEDPEFETFYTKNILLNEGIRAWMAAQDQPHENLIFPEEVLPQTTGFAWWAGNARLINLSGKLLGAHVAHAGLIVFWAGGMNLFEVAHFVPEKPMYEQGLILLPHLATLGWGVGPGGEVIDTFPYFVSGVLHLISSAVLGFGGIYHALLGPETLEESFPFFGYVWKDRNKMTTILGIHLILLGIGAFLLVFKALYFGGVYDTWAPGGGDVRKITNLTLNPSIIFGYLLKSPFGGEGWIVSVDDLEDIIGGHVWLGSICILGGIWHILTKPFAWARRALVWSGEAYLSYSLAALSVFGFIACCFVWFNNTAYPSEFYGPTGPEASQAQAFTFLVRDQRLGANVGSAQGPTGLGKYLMRSPTGEVIFGGETMRFWDLRAPWLEPLRGPNGLDLSRLKKDIQPWQERRSAEYMTHAPLGSLNSVGGVATEINAVNYVSPRSWLATSHFVLGFFLFVGHLWHAGRARAAAAGFEKGIDRDFEPVLSMTPLN